Proteins from one Panicum virgatum strain AP13 chromosome 7K, P.virgatum_v5, whole genome shotgun sequence genomic window:
- the LOC120640109 gene encoding aluminum-activated malate transporter 1-like translates to MEVHQQVVSGAGGESARCGAGLVSAAGKVRGAVAAFGAKLGKIARDDPRRVAHSLKVGLALTLVSVLYYVRPIFNNWGVSTMWAVLTVVVVMEYTVGGTLIKGLNRAFATLLAGFIAVGAHKVAYLCGNHGEPVVLAIFVFLLASAATFSRFIPEVKARYDYGVTIFILTFSLVAVSSYRVEELIRLAHQRFSTIAIGVATCLFTAIFVCPVWAGEDLHNLAAANLDKLADFLEGLESECFRENAPGENLESKPFLQVYKSVLNSKAIEDSLCNFAKWEPGHGNFYFRYPWGLYQKLGALSRQCASSMQALASYIITLTKSQYPEANMELCLKVRTACGEMSLNSAKALRELSEAIQTMTAPSPARTHMSAAIRAAKGLRAELSQDADLAKVMHVAVIASLLSELVTQTKKIAESVDNLARAAQFKDPEDTQKDVVINVAS, encoded by the exons ATGGAGGTTCACCAGCAGGTGgtgagcggcgccggcggcgagagcgcGAGGTGCGGGGCGGGGCTGGTGTCGGCGGCGGGCAAGGTCCGGGGCGCGGTCGCCGCGTTCGGGGCGAAGCTGGGCAAGATCGCGCGGGACGACCCGCGGCGGGTGGCGCACTCGCTCAAGGTGGGGCTGGCGCTCACGCTGGTGTCCGTGCTCTACTACGTGCGCCCCATCTTCAACAACTGGGGCGTCTCCACCATGTGGGCCGTGctcaccgtcgtcgtcgtcatggaGTACACCGTCG GTGGGACGCTGATCAAGGGCCTGAACAGGGCGTTCGCGACGCTGCTCGCCGGGTTCATCGCCGTCGGGGCGCACAAGGTGGCCTACCTCTGCGGCAACCACGGCGAGCCCGTCGTGCTGGCCATCTTTGTCTTCTTGCTAG CGTCGGCGGCGACGTTCTCGCGGTTCATCCCGGAGGTGAAGGCGCGGTACGACTACGGCGTCACCATCTTCATCCTCACCTTCAGCCTGGTGGCCGTGTCGAGCTACCGCGTCGAGGAGCTCATCCGCCTCGCGCACCAGCGCTTCTCCACCATCGCCATCGGCGTCGCCACCTGCCTCTTCACCGCCATCTTCGTCTGCCCGGTCTGGGCCGGGGAGGACCTCcacaacctcgccgccgccaacctCGACAAGCTCGCCgatttcctcgagg GACTCGAGTCCGAATGCTTCAGGGAGAACGCTCCAGGCGAGAATCTGGAGAGCAAGCCCTTCCTCCAGGTGTACAAGAGCGTCCTCAATTCCAAGGCCATCGAGGACTCTTTG TGCAACTTTGCCAAGTGGGAGCCCGGCCATGGCAACTTCTACTTCCGGTACCCATGGGGCCTGTACCAGAAGCTCGGCGCCCTTTCTCGCCAGTGCGCTTCCTCGATGCAGGCTCTTGCCTCCTACATCATCACCCTCACAAAATCTCAG TATCCTGAAGCGAACATGGAGCTCTGCCTGAAGGTTCGGACGGCGTGCGGCGAGATGAGCCTGAACTCCGCCAAGGCGCTCCGGGAGCTCTCGGAGGCGATCCAGACGATGACCGCGCCGTCCCCGGCCAGGACTCACATGTCCGCGGCGATCAGAGCGGCGAAAGGCCTCAGGGCCGAACTGTCGCAGGACGCGGATCTGGCCAAAGTGATGCACGTCGCTGTGATCGCGTCTCTTCTGTCGGAACTGGTCACGCAGACGAAGAAGATCGCAGAGTCTGTTGATAACCTGGCGCGAGCTGCCCAGTTCAAGGACCCTGAAGACACTCAGAAGGATGTGGTCATCAATGTAGCTAGCTGA